From a single Parambassis ranga chromosome 2, fParRan2.1, whole genome shotgun sequence genomic region:
- the LOC114431607 gene encoding beta-galactoside alpha-2,6-sialyltransferase 2-like translates to MTSWRRCLLAILLAWIFLFLSLLCHYLDLRFALHPWTRSAAKSRLNWIETRHLASVVQWPIRSKTLRPAGIAEDWRKRSQNFYRRQSLEVLQRLWAGNLTVQMLSPRLQKVLKVQLSSNKHQVVYQGPRGPPRSQSQLYCDLKRRTRIRTVDGTEEPFFSLGWKRLVPSLTLQQLWTSRFKTCAVVTSAGAVLNSSLGAEIDSHDAVLRFNSAPTRGFERDVGNKTTVRIVNSQIVSQPKHHFSNSALFRDVTLLAWDPASYSANLTEWFQKPDFDLFSPYIELRRLRPEQPFYILHPEFIWSLWDLIQNNTSDRIQPNPPSSGFIGIMLMMSLCHEVSVYEFIPSLRRTDLCHYHERYHDAACTLGAYHPLLYEKLLVQRMNQGSQAELQTKGKVTLRGLSSVQCRAWASAADYAAFKGSWKDSQQVGLVQANI, encoded by the exons ATGACCTCCTGGAGAAGGTGTCTGCTGGCCATTCTCCTGGCCTGGATCTTCCTCTTCTTGTCTCTGCTCTGTCACTACTTGGACCTCAGATTTGCCCTGCATCCTTGGACCAGGTCTGCTGCAAAGTCCCGACTCAACTGGATTGAAACCCGCCACCTGGCATCTGTTGTGCAGTGGCCGATCAGGAGCAAAACCTTGAGACCTGCTGGAATCGCAGAGGACTGGAGGAAGAGGTCTCAGAATTTCTACAGGAGGCAGTCTTTGGAAGTACTGCAGAGGCTCTGGGCCGGTAACCTGACTGTGCAGATGTTAAGTCCTCGCCTGCAAAAGGTCCTGAAGGTCCAGCTGAGCTCCAACAAACACCAGGTGGTGTACCAGGGCCCTAGAGGCCCCCCCAGGTCTCAGTCACAGCTGTACTGTGATCTGAAAAGGAGGACCAGGATCCGGACTGTAGATGGGACCGAGGAGCCCTTTTTCAGTCTGGGTTGGAAGCGCCTGGTGCCGTCACTGACCCTGCAGCAACTCTGGACCAGCCGGTTTAAAACCTGTGCCGTGGTGACATCAGCAGGGGCCGTCCTGAACTCCTCGCTGGGGGCCGAGATCG ACTCCCATGATGCAGTTCTGCGCTTTAACAGCGCCCCCACCAGAGGCTTTGAGAGAGATGTTGGCAACAAGACAACGGTACGCATCGTCAACTCCCAG ATCGTGTCGCAGCCCAAGCATCACTTCAGCAACAGCGCTTTGTTTCGGGACGTCACTCTGCTGGCCTGGGATCCGGCTTCGTACTCTGCCAACCTTACCGAG TGGTTCCAGAAGCCGGACTTTGATCTGTTCTCACCATACATTGAGTTGCGCCGCCTCAGACCTGAGCAGCCATTTTACATCCTCCATCCAGAGTTCATCTGGTCTCTGTGGGACCTGATTCAGAACAACACCTCAGACCGAATCCAGCCAAACCCCCCCTCATCCGGGTTCATAG gcatcatgttgatgatgtcactgtgtcATGAGGTCAGCGTGTATGAGTTCATCCCATCGCTTCGTCGTACCGATCTGTGCCACTATCACGAACGTTACCACGACGCCGCCTGCACGCTGGGCGCCTATCACCCCCTGCTGTATGAGAAGCTGCTGGTCCAGAGGATGAACCAGGGGAGCCAAGCCGAGCTCCAAACCAAGGGCAAAGTCACTCTGAGGGGGCTGAGTAGTGTCCAGTGCAGGGCCTGGGCCAGCGCTGCTGACTATGCTGCCTTCAAGGGCAGCTGGAAGGATTCACAGCAGGTTGGACTTGTACAGGCTAAcatctga
- the LOC114431907 gene encoding putative claudin-24, translating into MDPSIGTLELVGVLLSAGAWLCSLATTLMSTWLTLSTDLLSTESYELGLWETCVVQDLGSLECRPYDSLLGLPPDIMLARILMCTALGTGLLALMLAVPGLNLVNGCHSQLEDRSCKRALKIAGGTLCLLAGILGLVPVSYIAHLTVVRFFDESVPDIVPRWEFGDALFCGWTAGVLHLVAGAVLIISCLRLKQSCNLPVHIPLVMVPPRPSSTRTRSEYV; encoded by the coding sequence ATGGACCCGAGCATCGGCACTTTGGAGCTGGTGGGGGTCCTGTTGTCGGCAGGAGCCTGGCTCTGCTCGCTGGCCACCACCCTGATGTCCACCTGGCTCACCTTGTCCACAGACCTGCTCTCCACCGAGAGCTATGAGCTTGGTCTGTGGGAGACCTGTGTGGTGCAGGATCTGGGCTCGCTGGAGTGTCGTCCCTACGACAGCCTTCTAGGCCTGCCGCCAGATATAATGCTGGCCCGGATCCTGATGTGCACAGCACTGGGCACTGGGCTGCTGGCCCTGATGCTGGCCGTCCCTGGACTAAACCTGGTCAATGGCTGCCACAGCCAGCTGGAGGACCGCAGCTGCAAGAGGGCCCTGAAGATAGCCGGTGGGACGCTGTGCCTGCTGGCGGGGATCCTGGGGCTCGTCCCAGTCTCCTACATTGCCCACCTGACGGTGGTGCGCTTCTTCGATGAGTCGGTGCCAGACATTGTCCCACGCTGGGAGTTCGGCGATGCTCTGTTCTGTGGCTGGACGGCCGGAGTGCTTCACCTGGTGGCAGGAGCAGTGCTGATAATCTCCTGTCTGCGTCTGAAGCAAAGCTGTAACTTACCTGTGCACATCCCTCTGGTAATGGTGCCGCCAAGACCCAGCTCCACCAGGACCCGGTCTGAGTACGTCTGA
- the dph3 gene encoding diphthamide biosynthesis protein 3 isoform X2 yields the protein MSVFHDEVEIEDFEYDEDAETYYFPCPCGDRFAITKDLENGEEVATCPSCSLIVKVIYDKDLFGSGEIITAPTPSKLELAQS from the exons atgtctgtgtttcacGACGAGGTAGAGATCGAAGACTTTGAGTACGACGAGGACGCGGAGACGTATTACTTCCCCTGTCCGTGCGGGGACCGCTTCGCCATCACGAAG GACCTGGAGAACGGAGAGGAGGTGGCCACGTGTCCGAGCTGCTCACTCATCGTTAAAGTGATCTATGACAAG GACCTGTTTGGGTCTGGAGAAATCATCACTGCTCCAACACCTTCCAAACTGGAGCTCGCCCAGTCCTGA
- the dph3 gene encoding diphthamide biosynthesis protein 3 isoform X1: MSVFHDEVEIEDFEYDEDAETYYFPCPCGDRFAITKEDLENGEEVATCPSCSLIVKVIYDKDLFGSGEIITAPTPSKLELAQS; the protein is encoded by the exons atgtctgtgtttcacGACGAGGTAGAGATCGAAGACTTTGAGTACGACGAGGACGCGGAGACGTATTACTTCCCCTGTCCGTGCGGGGACCGCTTCGCCATCACGAAG GAGGACCTGGAGAACGGAGAGGAGGTGGCCACGTGTCCGAGCTGCTCACTCATCGTTAAAGTGATCTATGACAAG GACCTGTTTGGGTCTGGAGAAATCATCACTGCTCCAACACCTTCCAAACTGGAGCTCGCCCAGTCCTGA